The Mucilaginibacter gracilis genomic interval AATGTTAAGCAGTACAGCTATGTGTGCTTTAAAATTGTACATGTTATCCAGCATAAAGCTGCTAATCTCGAGCACGTAATAATCAAAATTTTGTGTAGCCACCTGGTAAGCAAAGCTTTTGCCAATGTTACCTGCCAAACCTACATTTAACCCTGCCTTTTTTAATATATGGTAGGTTAAGCTTGCTGTAGTAGTTTTACCGTTAGAGCCCGTAACGCATATCATTTTTGCATGAGTATACATACCGGCAAATTCAATTTCGGATATAAGCGCAATGCCCTTTTCCTTAATTTTTTTAATAATAGGTGCCTTATCCGGAATGCCCGGGCTTCTAATTATTTCGGTAGCAGCAAGTATCTCGGCTTCGGTGTGCTGCTGCTCTTCAAAGCGGATACCCCAGCCGGTTAGCTGTGCTTTATACTTATCGGCAATGGTGCCAAAATCAGAAACAAAAACATCATAACCCTGCTGCTGCGCAAGGTATGCTGCCCCGGCACCGCTTTCGCCGGCACCCAAAACAACAAGGCGAGCCCCCTCCGCCCCCTGAAGGGGGAACTTTTGATTGGGTATGTTGTTTTGCGCTTCCATTTTAGTTCCTCTAAATCTCGCCCGGCGGGAGAGATTTTTGATTTGTTTATTTTGTTAGTTATCTCTTTTATATTAAATCGTCCGTTCCCCCTTCAGGGGGTTAGGGGGCCTTTATCTCAATTTCAATGTTAAAACGGTTATTACCGCCAGTGCAATACCAATGATCCAGAAGCGGGTTACAATTTTCGCTTCGTGGAAACCCTTTTTCTGGAAGTGGTGGTGCAGAGGCGCCATCAGGAATACCCTGCGACCTTCACCAGTTCGTTTTTTGGTGAACTTGAACCAGCCAACCTGTATCATTACCGAAAAATTTTCAATAATGAACACTCCACATAATAAAGGCAACATCAGCTCCTTACGGATCATGATAGCAAAAACAGCTATAATACCACCTATTGCCAAACTACCCGTATCGCCCATAAAAACCTGCGCCGGATATGAGTTGTACCAAAGGAAACCCACACACGCACCTACAAAGGCACCTGCAAAAATTACCAGCTCGCCCGAATTAGGGATGTACATGATATTGAGGTAATCGGCAATAACGGTATTCCCGGATACATAGGCCAGTATAGCCAGGGTTACCCCAATAATTGCCGAAGTGCCCGTTGCTAACCCATCAATACCATCGGTTATGTTGGCACCGTTGGAGATGAACACAATGATGATTATCATCACCAGCATAAATACCAGGAATGTATAATGGTCGTAATTAGGTCCAAATATTTTAAGCCCTTTACTGTAATCAAACTCATTGTTTTTCCAAAATGGCATGGTTGATTTTGTGGACTTAATATTTTGGGTATAAACAGCTTTGTTATTACGCATGTGGAATTCAACCGGCACATCATATTTTACAGGAAGCTTTACTTCCTGGCGAATGATGATGTTGGAATTGAAATACATTGTCCACCCAACAATTAGTGCTAAACCTACCTGGCCAACTATTTTAAATTTACCAGCAAGGCCTTCTTTATTTTTTTTGAATACCTTAATATAATCGTCAAGGAAACCAATGGCGCCCAACCACACGGTGCTAACGAGCATCAATATGATATACACATTTTCGAGCTTGGCAAATAGCAGCGTTGGCACCAATATGCCTAACAGAATGATTATACCACCCATAGTTGGTGTACCTTGTTTTTGCATTTGCCCTTCCAGGCCCAGGTTACGCACAGTTTCGCCAACTTGCTTATAGCGCAAGTAATCAATTAACCTGCGGCCATATACCGTAGTAATTATCAACGAAGTGATAACCGCCATAGCCATACGGAAGGTGATATACTGGAACACACCGATGCCGGGAATGCTAAAGTTGTGATCTAAATAATTAAACAAATAGTAAAGCATTGGCTATTGTGCTAATTGGTTAAAGTTGTTCAACAATTCTTCCTTATCATCAAAGTGGCTACGTACCCCTTTTATTTCCTGATACTTTTCGTGACCTTTTCCGGCTACCAAAACAATATCGCCCGCGGATGCTAAATGGCACGCCGTTTTAATGGCTTCGTGGCGGTTAGTGATGCTAATGGTTTTCTTTTTATCATCGGCACTAAGCCCGGCTTCCATATCTTTAATAATTTGCTCGGGATCTTCGCTCCGCGGATTGTCTGACGTGAGGATAACTTTATCGCTCCACTGGCAGGCTACCTTAGCCATAATTGGGCGTTTGGTTTTATCCCTGTCGCCGCCGCAGCCTATTATGGTTATCACTTTACTGGTACCTTTGCGTATATCGTGAATGGTGCTCAAAACATTTTGCACAGCATCGGGCGTGTGGGCATAATCAACAATACCAATTACTTTATTTGGCGATATGGTGTAATCAAACCTGCCTTCGGCTCCATGCAGCTTACTTAACGAAGTAAGCACCTTTGTTTTATCCTGCCCCAATAAAACGGCGGCTCCGTATACAGCAAGCAGGTTGTAGGCATTAAAGCTACCCACCATTTTAAACCAAACTTCTTCACCGTCAATCTGCAAAAGCAAACCCCCAAACTGGTTTTCCAATATTTTGGCTTTAAAATCGGCAAGGCTTCTCAGGGCGTAGCTTTTTTTAGTGGCTTTGGTGTTTTGCAGCATCACGTTGCCATTTTTATCGTCAATATTGGTTAAGGCAAATGCGCTTTTTGGCAGGGTATCAAAAAAAGCTTTTTTTGCTTTAAGGTAATTATCAAACGTTTTATGGTAGTCGAGATGATCGTGGGTGAGGTTAGTAAATATTGCACCCGCGAAAACCAAACCCTCAATACGGTGCTGTGCTACGGCGTGCGAACTAACTTCCATAAAGCAATAATCGCAACCCTGGTTAACCATATCGTTAAGCAAACTGTTTAGCTCAACCTGGTTGGGCGTGGTATGCGTGGCCGGGATAACGTTACCGTTGATTTGGTTTTCAACCGTAGAAAGCAAACCGCATTTATAACCCATATCGCGAAAAAGCTGGTATAAAAGCGTTGCCACAGTTGTTTTACCGTTGGTACCGGTTACCCCTACAAGCTTTAACTTGGTTGAAGGGTGCGCATAAAAGTTTGCAGCCATTTGCCCAAGTGCCACTGCCGAATTAGCAACCATAATATAAGCTACTTCGCCAGCGGTATGGCCGGGCAGGTCTTCGCAAATTATGGCTGCTGCGCCGTCTTTAACGGCTTGCTCAATATAATCGTGCCCATCAACCACGGTACCGCGCACGGCTACAAACAACGAACCGGGTACAACCTTGCGCGAATCAAACACAATGCCTGTAATTTGCATATCATCGGCACCCTGCAACTCGGTTGCCGGTACACCATTTAATATTTCGCTCAAGTACTTCATTCCAGTTCGATTTGAATTTTTGATCCTTTAGGAATAATGCTGCCACCCGTTACCGACTGCCTGGCTACTACGCCGCTACCTCGTACATTAACTTTATAACCCGCATTGCCCAGTGTGTACAAAGCATCGCTTAAACCCATGCCGGTTACACTTGGCACCAGGCCTTTTCTATATCTTACATCATCGGCAACTACGCCGTTGCTGGTATCGGTTACAGGGTTGTTTGATGCATAAAGGGGCTTGATGCCCAATTTGCTGTAAACCTGTTGAATGGCCTTCCGATCGCCGGTTTTAATTTTTGCAGGCCTGGTGTTACCCACGTAGCGCATTGGCGTGCTTTGGTTCATATCCAAATCGCTGGAGTAAACCTTATCGGCAATTTCGCGGAAGGGCGGGCCTGCAACCTTGGCGGCATAATATCCCCCTTTAGGATCATTAATAACCACAATGAGCGAATACTTAGGATGATCTGCCGGGAAGTACCCGCAAAACGAAGCCTGGTATTGCTTTTTTGCCTTGTAACCTTTGTTGGCATCGGCCACCTGCGCGGTGCCGGTTTTACCTGCAATTTTGTATAGCGGGTTATTAATTATGGACTTCCCGGTTCCTTCGGATACCACGCCTTCGAGCAATTCCTGCATAATCTTCAATGTCCTGTCCGAACATATTTTAGGGTTGATAACGTGCGTTTGAAAACGCTCTATGGTATTGCCCATCCTTTTAATCTCGCGTACAAAAACCGGCGATATGTATTTACCATTATTGGCTACAGCATTGTAAAACGACAGCATTTTTAAAGGCGTAAG includes:
- a CDS encoding UDP-N-acetylmuramoyl-L-alanyl-D-glutamate--2,6-diaminopimelate ligase: MKYLSEILNGVPATELQGADDMQITGIVFDSRKVVPGSLFVAVRGTVVDGHDYIEQAVKDGAAAIICEDLPGHTAGEVAYIMVANSAVALGQMAANFYAHPSTKLKLVGVTGTNGKTTVATLLYQLFRDMGYKCGLLSTVENQINGNVIPATHTTPNQVELNSLLNDMVNQGCDYCFMEVSSHAVAQHRIEGLVFAGAIFTNLTHDHLDYHKTFDNYLKAKKAFFDTLPKSAFALTNIDDKNGNVMLQNTKATKKSYALRSLADFKAKILENQFGGLLLQIDGEEVWFKMVGSFNAYNLLAVYGAAVLLGQDKTKVLTSLSKLHGAEGRFDYTISPNKVIGIVDYAHTPDAVQNVLSTIHDIRKGTSKVITIIGCGGDRDKTKRPIMAKVACQWSDKVILTSDNPRSEDPEQIIKDMEAGLSADDKKKTISITNRHEAIKTACHLASAGDIVLVAGKGHEKYQEIKGVRSHFDDKEELLNNFNQLAQ
- the mraY gene encoding phospho-N-acetylmuramoyl-pentapeptide-transferase, producing MLYYLFNYLDHNFSIPGIGVFQYITFRMAMAVITSLIITTVYGRRLIDYLRYKQVGETVRNLGLEGQMQKQGTPTMGGIIILLGILVPTLLFAKLENVYIILMLVSTVWLGAIGFLDDYIKVFKKNKEGLAGKFKIVGQVGLALIVGWTMYFNSNIIIRQEVKLPVKYDVPVEFHMRNNKAVYTQNIKSTKSTMPFWKNNEFDYSKGLKIFGPNYDHYTFLVFMLVMIIIIVFISNGANITDGIDGLATGTSAIIGVTLAILAYVSGNTVIADYLNIMYIPNSGELVIFAGAFVGACVGFLWYNSYPAQVFMGDTGSLAIGGIIAVFAIMIRKELMLPLLCGVFIIENFSVMIQVGWFKFTKKRTGEGRRVFLMAPLHHHFQKKGFHEAKIVTRFWIIGIALAVITVLTLKLR